A stretch of Pseudomonas sp. CCC3.1 DNA encodes these proteins:
- a CDS encoding ABC transporter ATP-binding protein, whose amino-acid sequence MNAPIVSFNQVGKSFEVDGLELEAIRDFNLQIAEGEFVAIVGSSGCGKSTLLRLLVGLDTEFRGSIEVDGKAVNGVGSERGIVFQEHRLFPWLSVEDNIGLGLVNEPLTAAERQQRVAAFIELVGLKDFARAFPHQLSGGMAQRVAIARGLVASPRILLLDEPFGALDALTRQQMQDELLAIRERAKITTVLVTHDVEEAIFLADRVVVLEPRPGRIKQVVNIDLPHPRHRSSFEFHQLREELLHELTREGPYQPPVREQIRDLPLAFIAC is encoded by the coding sequence ATGAACGCACCTATCGTCAGTTTTAATCAGGTCGGTAAATCCTTCGAAGTGGACGGCCTGGAACTGGAAGCCATACGCGATTTCAATTTGCAGATTGCGGAAGGTGAGTTTGTCGCCATTGTCGGTTCCAGCGGCTGTGGCAAGTCGACCTTGCTGCGTTTGCTGGTGGGGCTCGACACTGAGTTTCGCGGCTCGATTGAAGTGGATGGCAAGGCCGTCAACGGCGTCGGCAGCGAGCGTGGGATCGTGTTTCAGGAACACCGTCTGTTCCCGTGGTTGAGCGTTGAAGACAACATTGGCCTGGGGCTGGTGAATGAACCGCTGACTGCGGCCGAGCGTCAGCAGCGGGTCGCGGCGTTTATTGAACTGGTGGGCTTGAAAGACTTCGCCCGGGCGTTTCCGCATCAACTGTCCGGCGGTATGGCGCAGCGCGTGGCGATCGCTCGCGGGCTGGTGGCCAGCCCACGGATTTTGCTGCTGGACGAGCCGTTCGGGGCGCTGGATGCCCTGACCCGCCAGCAAATGCAGGACGAGCTGCTGGCGATTCGCGAGCGGGCCAAAATCACCACCGTGTTGGTGACGCATGACGTCGAAGAGGCGATTTTTCTGGCTGACCGCGTGGTAGTGCTGGAACCGCGCCCCGGGCGGATCAAGCAAGTGGTCAACATCGACCTGCCCCATCCGCGTCATCGCAGCAGTTTTGAGTTTCATCAACTGCGTGAAGAGCTGTTGCATGAATTGACCCGTGAAGGGCCCTATCAGCCGCCGGTGCGCGAGCAGATTCGGGATTTGCCGCTGGCGTTTATTGCCTGCTGA
- a CDS encoding DUF962 domain-containing protein has product MKSLIDHLSQYAAYHRDKRNIVTHFVGIPLIVIAVAVLLSRPQWAGISPAVLVMIASAVFYLRLEVRLGLVMTVLLGLAVWLGHTLAALSTGAWLSWGVGLFVLGWVIQFVGHYYEGRKPAFIDDVTGLIVGPLFVVVELGFLLGWRGDLQREIDARLSAPIL; this is encoded by the coding sequence ATGAAAAGCCTGATCGACCATCTGAGCCAATACGCCGCTTATCACCGCGATAAGCGCAATATCGTCACCCACTTTGTGGGCATCCCGCTGATTGTCATTGCCGTGGCCGTGCTGTTATCGCGGCCGCAATGGGCGGGTATCTCGCCTGCCGTTTTAGTGATGATCGCCAGTGCCGTGTTTTACCTGCGCCTTGAAGTGCGCCTGGGTTTAGTGATGACCGTTTTGCTGGGCTTGGCCGTATGGCTGGGGCACACGTTGGCGGCCTTGAGTACGGGGGCGTGGTTGAGCTGGGGAGTTGGGCTGTTTGTGCTCGGCTGGGTGATTCAGTTTGTCGGGCATTACTACGAAGGGCGAAAACCGGCGTTTATCGACGACGTGACCGGCCTGATCGTGGGGCCATTGTTTGTGGTGGTGGAGTTGGGTTTTTTGCTGGGCTGGCGCGGCGATTTGCAGCGCGAGATAGACGCGCGGCTGAGTGCGCCGATCTTGTAG
- a CDS encoding HAD family hydrolase, with product MKYQNVLFDLDGTLTDPREGITRSIQYSLSKMGIDEPDLRKLEHFIGPPLLQAFMEFYSFSEAQAWEAVGFYRERFSVTGLYENRVFDGVTPLLEALVGQDRQLYIATSKPQIYAREIARHFDFAKHFKVIYGSELDGTRTNKVELIAHLMAEERLDPTQTVMIGDRKHDLIGASENGLDAAAVGYGFGSFEELNSHAPTYHFETLDELHQAFR from the coding sequence ATGAAATACCAGAACGTATTATTCGACCTCGACGGCACCCTGACCGACCCGCGCGAGGGCATCACCCGTTCAATCCAGTACAGCCTGAGCAAAATGGGCATCGATGAGCCTGACCTGCGCAAACTCGAACACTTCATCGGCCCGCCCTTGCTGCAAGCCTTTATGGAGTTTTATTCGTTCAGCGAAGCCCAGGCGTGGGAGGCCGTGGGCTTTTACCGCGAGCGTTTTTCGGTGACTGGCCTGTACGAAAACCGCGTATTTGACGGCGTCACGCCGCTGCTTGAAGCACTGGTCGGGCAGGACCGCCAGCTGTATATCGCCACCTCAAAGCCGCAGATTTACGCCCGTGAAATCGCCCGACATTTTGACTTCGCCAAGCACTTTAAGGTGATTTACGGCAGCGAACTGGACGGCACGCGCACCAACAAGGTCGAACTGATTGCACACCTGATGGCAGAGGAAAGATTGGACCCGACGCAGACCGTGATGATCGGCGACCGCAAGCACGACCTCATCGGCGCCAGCGAAAATGGCCTAGATGCAGCGGCAGTGGGCTATGGCTTTGGCAGCTTCGAAGAGCTGAACTCGCATGCGCCCACGTACCACTTTGAGACGTTGGATGAGCTGCACCAAGCATTCAGATAA
- a CDS encoding gamma carbonic anhydrase family protein, producing MSIRPFQQHTPLLGARAFVDRSAVVIGDVEIGADSSIWPLTVIRGDMHRIRIGARTSVQDGCVLHITHAGPFNPEGFPLLIGDDVTIAHKVMLHGCSVGSRILIGMGSIVMDGAVIEDDVIVGAGSLVPPGKRLVSGFLYVGSPVKQVRELTEKEKAFFTYSAGNYVKLKDQHMAEGYDLPL from the coding sequence GTGTCCATCCGTCCGTTCCAGCAGCACACACCCTTATTGGGCGCACGCGCCTTTGTCGATCGTTCGGCGGTCGTGATTGGCGATGTCGAGATTGGGGCCGACAGTTCTATCTGGCCATTGACCGTGATTCGCGGCGACATGCACCGCATCCGCATCGGTGCGCGCACCAGCGTGCAAGACGGCTGCGTGCTGCACATCACCCATGCCGGGCCATTCAACCCCGAGGGTTTCCCGCTGCTGATCGGCGATGACGTGACCATCGCCCACAAAGTCATGCTGCATGGTTGCAGCGTAGGCAGCCGCATCTTGATCGGCATGGGCAGCATCGTGATGGACGGCGCTGTGATTGAAGACGACGTGATCGTCGGCGCAGGCAGCCTGGTGCCACCGGGCAAGCGGCTGGTCAGCGGTTTTTTGTATGTCGGCAGCCCGGTCAAACAAGTGCGCGAACTGACTGAAAAAGAGAAAGCCTTTTTCACCTACAGCGCCGGCAACTACGTAAAACTCAAAGACCAGCACATGGCCGAAGGCTACGACCTGCCCCTTTAA